A genome region from Christensenella minuta includes the following:
- a CDS encoding class II aldolase/adducin family protein: MDLTELVKLSNDYGSNEDYVLAGGGNTSLKDDSEMYIKGSGTTLATITADGFVGMDRAKLDAMMTADYPQGDKEREAASLADMMAARLPGFEEKRPSVETTLHNLFPFRLILHVHPALVNGLTCGQDGEKIAAELLPGEYVWIPLSRPGYVLSLLCREKLADYKAKYGRDAQILLLQNHGIFIAADTRKEIDTLMDHVMERLRGKLKRMPDFSGASCDAERAGALKRELAALYSPEGKADLLCNKEILSFVSSRHAFAPLSAAFTPDHIVYCKAEFLYTESPELMDVKFQEFMDKKGYAPKIVCVKGFGAFVLGDTEKEIATSKLLFLDAVKIAVYSESFGGPLHMTPELIDFITNWEMEAYRQKVNKA; the protein is encoded by the coding sequence TTGGATCTTACGGAACTGGTAAAATTGTCAAACGATTACGGCAGCAACGAGGACTATGTCCTGGCGGGCGGCGGCAACACTTCCCTAAAGGATGACAGTGAAATGTACATCAAGGGTTCGGGCACAACGCTTGCGACCATAACCGCCGACGGCTTTGTGGGAATGGACCGCGCCAAACTCGACGCCATGATGACCGCCGACTATCCGCAGGGCGATAAGGAACGCGAGGCGGCTTCGCTTGCAGACATGATGGCAGCACGGTTGCCCGGTTTTGAAGAAAAACGCCCCAGTGTGGAGACCACGCTGCACAATCTCTTTCCCTTCCGGCTTATCCTGCACGTCCATCCCGCGCTTGTAAACGGGCTTACCTGTGGGCAGGACGGCGAAAAGATCGCGGCCGAGCTGCTGCCCGGCGAGTATGTGTGGATTCCGCTCTCCCGCCCCGGTTATGTGCTTTCACTGCTCTGCCGTGAAAAGCTGGCGGACTATAAGGCAAAATATGGCCGGGATGCACAGATCCTGTTGCTCCAGAATCACGGTATTTTTATTGCCGCCGATACGCGTAAAGAGATCGACACGCTGATGGACCATGTAATGGAACGCCTGCGCGGTAAGCTTAAGCGCATGCCGGATTTCTCGGGGGCGTCCTGCGATGCGGAAAGGGCGGGAGCCTTAAAACGCGAACTTGCCGCGCTTTATTCCCCGGAGGGAAAAGCAGACCTGCTGTGCAATAAGGAAATTCTATCCTTCGTTTCTTCACGGCATGCGTTCGCGCCTCTTTCCGCCGCGTTCACGCCCGACCACATCGTATACTGCAAGGCGGAATTCCTGTACACGGAATCCCCGGAGCTGATGGATGTAAAATTCCAGGAATTCATGGATAAAAAGGGATATGCGCCCAAGATAGTCTGCGTAAAAGGGTTCGGCGCTTTTGTTCTCGGGGATACGGAGAAGGAGATCGCCACCTCGAAGCTGTTATTCCTCGATGCGGTCAAGATTGCGGTCTATTCGGAAAGCTTCGGCGGGCCGCTTCATATGACCCCGGAGCTGATTGATTTCATTACCAACTGGGAAATGGAAGCATACCGCCAAAAGGTAAATAAGGCGTAG
- a CDS encoding ATP-binding protein — MENLRQLVLKLRSLVLFRGLLEDPAIQKFMALADEAEQGDPEKCVAAYSDFCARLFACRVNFSDYILNTLLESENLYALKKGRGENVEPQLEKCLKNELAILQELAGIPAAQIKRLLPYDGFLPEWEISDHNFTQVYRDRIAHIGTHGFGPFVKYYFFTVAEGGLVPVKYPDETRLSELSGYEYERGCVVKNTLALLKGKPAANVLLYGDSGTGKSSTVKAVVNEFAQQGLRLIEIKKSQLRMIPALIDSLGKNPLKFILFIDDLSFTRDDDDFGALKAILEGSVSARTKNLAVYATSNRRHLVRETFSDREGDEVHANDTVQQLTSLSDRFGLTITFSRPNREQYFGIVDHLAKLYGVVMDTGELHRQAEIYALERGGRSPRVAKQFLEQVQSLGV, encoded by the coding sequence ATGGAAAATCTACGGCAGCTTGTATTAAAATTACGCTCGCTCGTTTTATTCCGCGGGCTTCTGGAAGACCCGGCCATACAAAAATTCATGGCGCTTGCGGACGAAGCGGAACAGGGCGATCCCGAAAAATGTGTGGCAGCGTATTCGGATTTTTGCGCGCGGCTTTTCGCGTGCAGGGTCAATTTCAGCGATTACATCCTGAATACGTTGCTGGAGAGCGAAAACCTTTACGCCCTGAAAAAAGGACGCGGGGAAAATGTGGAGCCGCAGCTTGAAAAATGCCTGAAAAACGAGCTTGCCATTTTGCAGGAGCTTGCGGGCATCCCAGCCGCGCAAATAAAACGGCTGCTTCCTTATGACGGCTTCCTGCCCGAGTGGGAAATTTCAGATCATAATTTTACACAGGTCTACAGGGACCGCATAGCGCACATTGGCACCCACGGCTTTGGGCCGTTCGTAAAGTATTATTTCTTTACGGTTGCGGAAGGCGGACTTGTCCCGGTAAAATATCCGGATGAAACACGGCTGTCCGAACTCTCCGGCTATGAATACGAACGCGGTTGCGTGGTCAAAAATACGCTCGCCCTGCTGAAGGGTAAACCCGCCGCCAACGTACTTTTGTATGGAGACAGCGGCACCGGGAAATCTTCCACCGTAAAGGCGGTGGTAAACGAATTTGCACAGCAGGGGCTCCGGCTGATTGAAATCAAAAAAAGCCAGCTGCGGATGATTCCAGCACTGATCGACAGCCTTGGAAAAAATCCGCTGAAATTCATACTATTTATCGACGACCTTTCCTTTACCCGAGACGACGACGATTTTGGCGCGCTCAAGGCAATTCTCGAGGGTTCCGTTTCTGCGCGCACCAAAAACCTTGCGGTCTACGCGACGAGCAACCGCCGCCACCTGGTACGCGAGACTTTTTCCGACCGCGAGGGCGACGAGGTGCACGCGAACGACACGGTCCAGCAGTTGACTTCCCTTTCCGACCGCTTCGGGCTGACGATCACTTTTTCCCGCCCGAACCGGGAGCAGTATTTTGGGATCGTCGACCACCTCGCGAAGCTTTACGGTGTTGTAATGGACACAGGCGAGCTGCACCGCCAGGCGGAAATTTACGCGCTCGAGCGGGGCGGACGTTCGCCGCGTGTGGCGAAGCAATTTTTGGAACAGGTACAGTCGTTGGGGGTCTAA
- a CDS encoding radical SAM protein → MEPLLKRCRLCPHACGADRTAGETGICGADARLKVARAALHFWEEPCISGTVGSGTVFFSYCPLHCVYCQNAEISGGQAGAEVSTGRLADIFLELQGQGAANINLVTPTHYIPHIMEALARAAERGLALPIVYNCSGYESVEALRRLDGLVDIYLTDFKYMDVSLARRYSRAADYPLAAKRALREMVRQAGEAEFDEKGLMRRGVIVRHLLLPGCLEDSRAVVRYLYETYGNKIWLSLMSQYTPVCKERLPEELRRHVRTEEYDALVDFAVGLGIENGFLQEGEAAGESFIPPFDLTGVLKSSQVFG, encoded by the coding sequence ATGGAACCATTGCTGAAACGCTGCCGCTTGTGCCCGCACGCTTGCGGAGCAGACAGGACGGCGGGTGAAACGGGAATATGCGGGGCGGACGCGCGGCTCAAAGTGGCGCGTGCGGCGCTCCATTTTTGGGAAGAACCGTGCATTTCGGGCACGGTCGGTTCGGGTACGGTCTTTTTTTCCTATTGCCCGCTTCACTGTGTTTATTGCCAAAACGCCGAGATCAGCGGCGGGCAGGCCGGGGCTGAGGTCTCCACGGGCAGGCTTGCGGATATCTTTTTGGAATTGCAGGGGCAGGGCGCGGCAAATATCAACCTCGTTACGCCGACCCACTATATCCCGCATATCATGGAGGCGCTTGCGCGCGCCGCGGAACGCGGCCTCGCCCTTCCCATCGTATATAATTGTTCGGGCTACGAAAGTGTGGAGGCGCTTCGCCGCTTGGACGGACTGGTGGATATCTACCTGACGGATTTTAAATATATGGACGTATCCCTTGCCCGGCGGTATTCCCGCGCGGCAGATTATCCGCTCGCGGCAAAACGCGCCCTGCGCGAGATGGTGCGCCAGGCGGGAGAGGCGGAATTTGATGAAAAGGGCTTGATGCGGCGGGGCGTTATCGTGCGGCATCTGCTTTTGCCTGGCTGCCTCGAAGATTCACGGGCGGTCGTCCGCTATCTGTATGAAACCTATGGCAACAAAATCTGGCTGAGCCTGATGAGCCAGTATACCCCCGTATGTAAAGAACGGCTTCCGGAAGAATTGCGCAGGCACGTCCGGACGGAGGAATATGATGCGCTGGTCGATTTTGCGGTCGGCCTCGGCATAGAAAATGGATTCCTCCAGGAAGGGGAGGCGGCAGGCGAAAGCTTCATCCCTCCCTTTGACCTCACCGGCGTTCTCAAAAGCAGCCAGGTCTTCGGTTAG
- a CDS encoding sodium-dependent transporter: MKRETWGSRSNFIFAAIGSAVGLGNAWRFAGQVYQNGGGAFLLPYIIAIFAIGIPVLMMELAIGKKYRLGAPSAFAAMNKKFEWIGWAGVIIAFIVAAYYSTLVAWVVNYIFASFTMAWGADPAGYFNNTVLQLSGSPGQLGGFSLPVLIGLLITWLVVIFAMRKGVEKMAKLVKWIVIIPVIILIIMCIQAVSMPGAADGIRYYITPDWSALGNFDVWRAAFGQVAYSMSILFALMITYGSFLEKGSDIPKDSIVIGLSDMGISLLAGFVVFSTLGYLSFQSGVPIDEMNYQGVMLAFVTYPQALSVFPGGQIVGVIFSLLFFIMLFALAIDSLFSIVQAVSTAFSDKFRLPPRKALYITCAACAALSLLFATNAGLYWLDIVDHFVNDGNLLFMGIFETIAIAWLFGINKLREFINSTTTIKIGRWWNVLLKYVCPVAFLVLAASFLYSNIRTPYAGYEQQYLFIGGWVLVIVTFVLALIIPKLTGRKKETGEALS, translated from the coding sequence ATGAAACGTGAAACGTGGGGATCACGCTCCAACTTTATTTTTGCGGCGATCGGGTCCGCGGTGGGTCTTGGAAACGCGTGGCGGTTTGCCGGGCAGGTATACCAGAACGGCGGCGGCGCATTTTTACTGCCGTACATCATTGCAATTTTTGCAATCGGCATTCCCGTCCTGATGATGGAGCTTGCCATCGGTAAAAAATACCGTTTAGGCGCACCCTCCGCATTTGCGGCCATGAACAAAAAATTTGAATGGATCGGCTGGGCCGGCGTCATTATCGCTTTTATCGTCGCCGCATATTACTCGACGCTGGTGGCTTGGGTCGTAAACTATATTTTCGCCTCTTTTACGATGGCATGGGGCGCCGACCCCGCTGGGTATTTCAACAACACCGTCCTCCAGCTGTCCGGAAGTCCAGGCCAGCTGGGCGGTTTTTCCCTGCCCGTGCTGATTGGCCTGCTGATTACATGGCTGGTGGTCATCTTCGCCATGCGCAAGGGCGTGGAAAAAATGGCGAAGCTTGTCAAATGGATCGTTATCATTCCCGTTATTATCCTTATCATTATGTGCATCCAGGCGGTGAGCATGCCCGGCGCGGCGGACGGCATCCGCTATTATATCACCCCGGACTGGTCGGCGCTCGGCAACTTCGACGTATGGCGGGCGGCGTTCGGACAGGTCGCCTACAGCATGAGCATCCTGTTTGCCCTCATGATAACTTATGGCAGCTTCCTTGAGAAGGGAAGCGACATTCCCAAAGACAGCATCGTGATCGGCCTTTCAGATATGGGAATCAGCCTGCTTGCGGGATTTGTGGTATTTTCCACGCTCGGCTACCTCTCGTTCCAAAGCGGCGTACCGATCGATGAAATGAACTACCAGGGCGTGATGCTTGCGTTCGTCACCTATCCGCAGGCGCTTTCGGTATTCCCGGGAGGACAGATCGTGGGCGTGATCTTTTCCCTGTTGTTCTTCATCATGCTGTTTGCGCTTGCAATCGACTCCCTGTTCTCCATCGTACAGGCCGTTTCAACCGCATTCTCGGATAAATTCAGGCTTCCCCCGCGCAAGGCGCTGTACATCACATGCGCTGCGTGCGCCGCACTTTCCCTGTTGTTTGCAACCAACGCGGGGCTTTACTGGCTCGATATCGTCGACCACTTCGTGAACGACGGCAACCTGCTCTTTATGGGTATCTTTGAAACGATTGCCATAGCATGGCTGTTTGGTATCAACAAGCTGCGCGAATTTATCAATTCCACAACCACAATCAAGATTGGCAGGTGGTGGAACGTACTGCTGAAATATGTTTGTCCTGTGGCGTTCCTTGTACTCGCCGCAAGCTTTCTGTATTCCAATATCAGGACTCCGTATGCCGGATACGAACAGCAATACCTGTTCATCGGCGGCTGGGTCCTGGTAATCGTGACCTTTGTGCTCGCGCTTATCATTCCCAAGCTGACAGGCCGGAAAAAAGAAACAGGTGAAGCGCTTTCATGA
- a CDS encoding SDR family NAD(P)-dependent oxidoreductase, translating into MEFNDKKIVITGASSGIGLELLKELAAVPGTQIAGVARHTDAIAELGLPGVTALSYDMSGPGHIDAMLGEALRLLGRIDVFFANAGFAYYGEANTADWTRTQDIFAVNTYAPIYTLQKLAALQKGMSFSYVVTDSALAKAAIPGFAYYSATKYALDGFFEAYRYEQPHDITLSVVYPVATKTNFFKRAADAAPLPFPTQTPVEVARAVIRGVRRKRKKIYPFASFGFFNWLWNFLPFLKSGYLALENNKFQKWRKRQQNKRRDRE; encoded by the coding sequence ATGGAATTCAATGACAAAAAAATCGTAATCACCGGCGCTTCATCAGGCATCGGACTCGAGCTTTTAAAGGAGCTTGCAGCCGTACCCGGCACGCAGATCGCCGGCGTGGCGCGTCATACGGACGCAATCGCGGAGCTTGGGCTTCCGGGCGTGACAGCTCTTTCCTACGATATGTCCGGCCCCGGACATATCGACGCAATGCTCGGCGAAGCCCTCCGGCTATTGGGACGGATCGACGTATTTTTTGCCAACGCGGGCTTTGCCTATTACGGGGAAGCCAATACGGCCGACTGGACCCGTACGCAGGATATTTTTGCGGTAAACACTTATGCGCCCATCTACACCCTGCAAAAGCTTGCCGCCCTGCAAAAAGGCATGTCCTTTTCTTATGTAGTGACCGATTCCGCGCTTGCTAAGGCGGCGATCCCGGGGTTTGCTTATTATTCCGCAACAAAGTACGCGCTCGACGGTTTTTTTGAAGCGTACCGCTATGAGCAGCCGCACGATATCACGCTTTCCGTGGTCTATCCGGTGGCGACCAAAACAAATTTCTTCAAACGCGCCGCGGACGCCGCGCCCCTGCCCTTCCCCACGCAAACGCCCGTAGAGGTCGCGCGGGCAGTGATCCGTGGCGTCCGCAGGAAAAGAAAGAAAATCTATCCGTTCGCAAGTTTCGGCTTTTTCAACTGGCTGTGGAATTTTTTGCCTTTCCTGAAGAGCGGCTACCTTGCACTGGAAAACAATAAATTCCAGAAATGGAGAAAACGGCAACAAAATAAGCGGCGGGACCGTGAGTGA
- a CDS encoding helix-turn-helix transcriptional regulator, giving the protein MDRKKLVNESIDYIMQHLDGELSFDTVAAHFYISKYHFSRIFKEETGESVYSFIKRCKVDQSAIDMKLNPMKAITDIGLDYGYSASNYSSIFRKHHNTSPSVFRQSIPTQSMSVPFTPERVVHFKTAEEYDTHIEVQELNDLFVLYERFIGNYVEIEKHWYQL; this is encoded by the coding sequence ATGGACAGGAAAAAACTTGTCAATGAAAGTATTGACTATATTATGCAACATTTAGATGGGGAGTTATCATTTGATACCGTAGCAGCACACTTTTATATATCGAAATACCATTTTAGCCGAATTTTCAAGGAAGAAACCGGTGAAAGCGTTTATTCATTTATTAAACGTTGCAAGGTTGACCAAAGTGCAATCGATATGAAATTAAATCCAATGAAAGCAATCACAGACATTGGTTTAGATTACGGATATAGTGCATCCAATTATAGTTCAATATTTCGTAAACACCACAATACTTCTCCCAGTGTGTTCCGGCAATCAATACCAACGCAAAGTATGTCTGTTCCATTTACTCCGGAGAGAGTTGTTCACTTTAAAACTGCGGAAGAATATGACACTCATATAGAAGTTCAAGAACTAAACGACTTGTTTGTGCTATATGAACGGTTTATTGGGAACTATGTAGAGATAGAAAAACATTGGTATCAGTTATGA
- a CDS encoding AMP-dependent synthetase/ligase, producing MHQKAAPLKKEKNLREMLLHARNSYGDRDMLRVRTEDRQVKGIKHEAFMRDMNAFGDALLGLGLAGKKVAVIGPTSYEWLVSYFSVVCGVGIAVPIDKELQDDEIAVILRESEAECVIFADEYFDTMKNIKPSVPGIRCFIDMKGRPGSFARSFYELAGQKMRNGYEEREIDETEMCALLFTSGTTGKSKGVMLTHKSILAAAEGGLAYLEIGEVCLSVLPVHHSFECTHGIVMMIENGTTICINNSLRYFADNLKLFRPDAVFLVPLFIERLEYMIRKEVQQKNGGEEAFTALLQKSREEFARGEDRRGEYFAAIKELFGGRLSLLLCGGAPLPERLMKFFRDIGILLVTGYGITECSPLVSVNGNHAYKDGSVGKPIPCCEVKIVDEDENGEGEILVRGDNVMLGYYKNEAETGKVMRDGWFCTGDLGHIDSEGYLFITGRKKNLIVLSNGKNIYPEEIEDFIRLNIPYILEIVVYAPLEEGMNERSLVAEVYLGDGPERTRAEESLEQDFAAVNRSLPVFKRIKRINVRDTEFEKTTKKSIKRFTV from the coding sequence ATGCATCAAAAAGCTGCGCCGCTGAAAAAAGAAAAAAATCTGCGGGAAATGCTTCTCCATGCGCGGAACTCTTATGGGGACCGCGATATGCTGCGCGTCCGTACGGAGGACAGGCAGGTAAAGGGAATCAAACACGAGGCGTTTATGCGCGATATGAATGCGTTTGGCGACGCCTTGCTGGGGCTGGGGTTAGCCGGCAAAAAAGTAGCCGTGATCGGACCGACCAGTTATGAATGGTTGGTTTCTTATTTTTCAGTGGTATGCGGCGTCGGCATAGCCGTGCCGATCGATAAGGAATTGCAGGATGACGAAATCGCGGTGATCCTCCGGGAAAGTGAAGCGGAATGCGTCATCTTTGCGGACGAGTATTTCGATACGATGAAAAACATCAAACCTTCCGTGCCGGGGATAAGGTGTTTTATTGATATGAAGGGCAGGCCCGGATCGTTCGCCCGGAGTTTTTACGAGCTTGCAGGCCAAAAAATGCGGAACGGCTATGAAGAGCGCGAAATAGACGAAACGGAAATGTGCGCGCTCCTGTTCACATCGGGGACGACCGGAAAAAGCAAGGGAGTCATGCTCACCCATAAAAGTATCCTCGCGGCGGCCGAGGGCGGCCTCGCCTACCTTGAGATCGGCGAAGTATGCCTTTCCGTCCTGCCGGTACACCATTCGTTTGAATGTACGCACGGAATCGTGATGATGATCGAAAACGGGACGACCATCTGCATCAACAACAGCCTGCGGTACTTTGCCGACAACCTGAAGCTGTTCCGGCCGGATGCGGTATTTCTCGTGCCGCTTTTTATTGAACGCCTGGAGTATATGATACGCAAAGAGGTGCAGCAAAAAAACGGCGGGGAAGAGGCGTTTACGGCCCTGCTTCAAAAGAGCCGGGAAGAGTTCGCGCGCGGCGAAGACCGCCGCGGGGAATATTTTGCGGCTATAAAGGAGCTTTTCGGGGGCAGGCTGAGTCTTCTTTTATGCGGCGGTGCGCCGCTGCCAGAACGTTTGATGAAATTTTTCCGCGATATTGGAATATTACTGGTCACAGGCTACGGGATCACGGAATGTTCCCCGCTTGTTTCCGTCAACGGAAACCATGCCTATAAGGACGGTTCGGTCGGAAAGCCGATTCCTTGCTGTGAGGTTAAAATTGTGGACGAGGATGAAAACGGGGAAGGCGAGATCCTTGTGCGGGGAGATAATGTGATGCTCGGGTATTACAAGAATGAAGCGGAGACGGGGAAAGTCATGCGGGACGGATGGTTTTGCACCGGCGATCTCGGGCATATCGACAGCGAGGGATATTTATTTATTACGGGGAGAAAAAAGAACCTGATCGTCCTGAGCAACGGAAAAAATATTTACCCGGAGGAAATCGAAGACTTTATCCGCCTGAATATTCCATATATCCTGGAAATCGTGGTCTATGCGCCGCTTGAAGAGGGGATGAATGAAAGGAGTCTTGTTGCCGAGGTTTACCTTGGCGACGGACCGGAGCGGACGCGCGCCGAGGAGAGCCTCGAACAGGATTTTGCCGCGGTAAACCGGTCCCTGCCGGTCTTCAAGCGAATTAAGAGAATCAACGTGCGCGACACGGAATTTGAAAAGACGACCAAAAAATCGATCAAGCGTTTCACAGTTTAA
- a CDS encoding cold-shock protein, producing the protein MNNGTVKWFNAEKGYGFITNDSTGEDVFVHFSSIQTEGYKSLNDGQQVTFDTEIDARSNKVRACNVCAL; encoded by the coding sequence ATGAATAATGGTACAGTAAAATGGTTTAACGCAGAAAAAGGATATGGCTTCATCACAAACGACAGCACCGGCGAGGACGTATTCGTACACTTTTCCTCAATCCAGACGGAAGGCTACAAGTCCTTGAATGACGGACAGCAGGTCACGTTTGATACGGAGATCGACGCGAGAAGCAACAAAGTAAGAGCCTGCAACGTCTGTGCACTCTAA
- a CDS encoding amino acid permease, translated as MKSAAPAANGKKHLTLFGFFAITASMVMTVYEYPTFASSGFSLVFFLILAGILWFLPVAMSSAEMATVKGWDTGGVYTWSGNMLGEKWGFANIFFQWFQITVGFVTMIYFILGALSYVLHWDALNNNPAIKFIGVLVIFWALTFSQFKGTKLTAKISKIGFIFGIMIPAIVLFALAIGFFTTGGKSLVPIDAKALIPDFTKLNTLVVFVSFILAYAGIEASATHANEMKNVKKDYPLAIIILVILAIILNTIGGTSIAAVVPESQLGLSTGVIQGFEGLVHHFGTGMDWIVSVIAVLIAVGVIAEVSAWVVGPSWGMLEAGKNGLLPKKLSETNKHGVPTKFLLLQGVIVTIWAAVLTFGGGGSNVSFFTAISLTVIIYIVGYIIFFLAYIKLARKHSDLPRAFEISKKKPVKLLMAVVGLIMSVFALVISFVPPSQLTGANASTEYLTILIISFVVVVFIPFIIYHFMRKKNPLPPGMKMPPVQDSEAEAGTQAAQAAAGTAKTAAAAAGAAPKGADAAADAARAAKGPQNPQNK; from the coding sequence ATGAAAAGTGCTGCACCAGCCGCAAACGGCAAGAAGCATTTGACACTATTCGGTTTTTTTGCGATCACGGCTTCTATGGTCATGACCGTCTACGAATATCCGACGTTTGCATCCTCCGGTTTCTCACTGGTATTTTTCCTGATTCTGGCAGGGATACTCTGGTTCCTGCCCGTGGCAATGTCGTCCGCTGAAATGGCGACAGTCAAGGGCTGGGACACCGGCGGCGTCTACACCTGGTCGGGGAACATGCTCGGTGAAAAATGGGGCTTTGCAAATATATTCTTCCAGTGGTTCCAAATCACGGTAGGATTCGTCACGATGATCTATTTCATCCTCGGCGCCCTTTCCTATGTGCTCCACTGGGATGCGCTCAACAATAATCCCGCAATCAAATTCATCGGTGTACTGGTGATCTTCTGGGCGCTGACGTTCTCGCAGTTCAAAGGGACGAAACTAACCGCCAAGATCTCAAAAATCGGTTTTATATTCGGTATTATGATCCCGGCCATCGTGCTGTTCGCCCTGGCGATAGGCTTCTTTACGACAGGAGGGAAGAGTCTTGTGCCGATTGACGCAAAGGCGCTGATCCCGGATTTCACTAAGCTCAACACGCTGGTTGTGTTCGTATCCTTCATCCTGGCCTACGCCGGTATTGAAGCATCGGCAACGCACGCCAACGAAATGAAAAATGTAAAGAAGGATTATCCCCTTGCGATCATCATACTGGTCATTCTTGCGATTATCCTCAATACGATAGGCGGAACATCTATTGCGGCAGTCGTACCGGAAAGCCAGCTTGGCCTCTCCACGGGCGTTATTCAGGGCTTTGAAGGCCTTGTGCACCACTTTGGAACGGGTATGGACTGGATTGTAAGCGTCATCGCGGTCTTGATCGCGGTCGGCGTCATCGCGGAAGTATCCGCGTGGGTGGTCGGTCCTTCCTGGGGTATGCTCGAAGCCGGTAAAAACGGACTTCTCCCGAAGAAGCTGTCTGAAACGAACAAGCACGGCGTTCCCACCAAGTTCCTGCTTCTGCAGGGCGTGATCGTAACGATCTGGGCGGCGGTCCTGACGTTCGGCGGCGGCGGAAGCAACGTTTCGTTCTTCACGGCGATCTCGCTGACGGTCATCATCTACATCGTGGGCTACATTATTTTCTTTCTGGCGTATATCAAGCTGGCAAGAAAACACAGTGATCTGCCGAGGGCTTTTGAAATTTCAAAGAAAAAGCCCGTCAAACTGCTGATGGCTGTCGTAGGGCTTATCATGTCGGTCTTTGCACTGGTGATCTCGTTTGTGCCCCCGTCCCAGCTTACGGGCGCGAACGCATCCACGGAGTATCTGACGATCCTTATTATAAGCTTTGTCGTAGTGGTATTCATACCGTTTATCATATACCACTTCATGAGGAAGAAAAATCCGCTTCCTCCGGGCATGAAAATGCCTCCGGTACAGGACAGTGAAGCGGAAGCCGGAACGCAGGCGGCGCAGGCTGCTGCGGGTACGGCGAAAACCGCAGCTGCCGCTGCGGGTGCTGCGCCGAAAGGGGCGGACGCGGCAGCGGATGCGGCCCGGGCTGCAAAGGGGCCGCAAAATCCACAGAATAAATAG